The Anopheles gambiae chromosome 2, idAnoGambNW_F1_1, whole genome shotgun sequence genomic sequence AAACGAGCTCTACACGATTTCCAATTTTTTAAATGACTGAAATGCGTCACTACAACAAACTCCTCATTTTTAATATAACCCAACTACTTTCCAAATTCATCCATTCCTTCTTCTACTTATTCAGTGCCACGCATAAGGATAgtaaatccttgctacgggaggaCAGTGTATATGACGCTTGATCCCTTGACGGGCATATTATTTAGTCGTaagagttgacgactgtagaCTGCCGATGGGACTGCCGATCCGTTGCATACAGTCTAAAATTGCCAATTTAACATTACAGGGTCTCACTGACCAACTCAACATCATAAGCTTCATTTGCAATCTATACAATCGCTTTTCAACATATCCAAGTGTTTTCCTAATTTAGTTCCTTAAAAGCCAAGCCTGAATATTTAGATTacttttgttattattgtcTTAAAACTACTTTTGCCCGACCCGAACACGCTGCACTAACGGAGCAgaatcgcttatgctttcttacACGTTATGATCCTAATTGCAACCTTACATGTTACAGTTACAGCCAAACTTGCGGATGGCTCTGATCCGGTAGGTACGGGTCGATCCGCACATTACAAGTTTGTACCACGTTATCGGAAAGATGTACAGGATTTACCATTCACCATTAGACCACCCATTATTactttatttcttatttttcaaTGCTTCATTCTTATACTTGACATTGTTATGAAGTATTCACACTCTTATAAAACTTAATACACCACCcaaattttttgtttattctcTTACCGCGACTAGACTGACTGGCAATTATCACCGCTTACAACTTTGATTTAGTATTTTTAACCAGGTCCCTTAGCTCACGGCGCAATATTTTACCGCTCGCCGTCTTTGGAATTTGCTCGATAAACCGAACGCCACCGTACAAGCGCTTCTGCTCCGACACCCTGCTCGCGACAAAGTCCTTCACCTCCTGCTCCGTCAGCTGCTCGCCATGCTCTTTCACAACGAACGCTAGTGGAAGCTCGCCAGCACGCTCGTCCGGTACGCCGATAACAGCCGCATCACTTACCTTCGGATGTTCGAGCAGTATCGCTTCCAGCTCGGCCGGCGGTACCTGGAAGCCCTTGTACTTGATCAGCTCCTTGATCCGGTCCACGATGAAAAACTCGTGATCATCATCGTAGTACGCAATGTCGCCCGTGTGCAGCCAACCGTCAGCATCGATGGCCTGCTCCTTGCCCACATATCCTTTCATGATCAATGAGCCCTTGAAGCACAGCTCACCCCGCTGGTTCGGTCCGAGCGCACGGCCCGTCTCCGGGTCAATCACCTTCACCCACTGGCCCATGCGCACCTTTCCCACGCTGCCCGCTTTGTTCTCGAATCCGTCCTGCATCAGCACACCGAGCGTGGTTTCGCTCATGCCGTACCCTTGCCGAATGAAAGCTACACCCAGTCGCTCCCGCACCTGATCCTCGATCTCTTTGCTCAACGGAGCCGCGCCACAGAACAGCGTCATCAGCGAGGAGAGATCGTAGTTGTCCACCATGGGATGTTTGGCCAGAAAGACCATCAGCGGAGGTACGAGTGTCATTAGATTTACGCGATACTTTTCAATACAGCTAAGAAACAGGTGTGGATCGAACCGTGGCATCACCACACACCGGCAATTGTTGGTAACCATATTCAGCAGCCCGACACCGGCGACGACGTGGAACAGAGGAGTCACTGCTAGCGCCACCAGCTGATCGGGTAGCTCCAGCAGCTTAGCCGACTCTTTCGAGTGTGCGATCGTAGCAATAATGCTCTGATGCGTCAACTCAACTCCCTTAGGTAGGCCTGTTGTTCCGGAAGACAATACGATTAGCGCCACCTGTCCGGCCTTGTTGACTGACTCCGGTCGATAGACATTTACATTCAACGGTCCATTGTCGAGCAGACTGGCGAACGGGATCAGCTCCGGATATTGTCTAGCGTCCGGATGATCGCCACACAGCACAACGCGCGGCTTTGAGCCCTGTATTCCACGGAGCGTGTGCATCAGCTTTTGAAGCACATCGGGCGATATGAAGATAAGCTTTGGGTTCGCCAGTCCTATCGCGTGCCTTAGCTCCCCTACGAGAAAGTGTTAATTTTGTTATCGATTCAACCCTCTGCCGATAAGCGAATGCAACAGCGCCCTATATTAACGACTTCTCACCTTCGACATAGGCTGGATTGAGCAGTGCCAGCGGAGCACCGACGAATATGCTACCAAACATCGTGATGCAATACTCCAGGCTGTTCTGGCTGAAGATGGCCACATTGTCCGTCCGCTTGATGCCTAGCTTCGCAAGTCCAACGGCAAGCCGCGCAGATCGCTCTAAGATTTGGCTGTAGCTCAGTTCTTCCAGCGTAACTGGATCTATCTACGAAAACGTCACAAAGAGGTATGAAAAAAGAGCAAATTCCAGATTAGAGCACGCGATGGTATACGTGTTGACACGTTGTTGACAATACCAAACCAATATTCGCCGGGCGCAGCTTCAACTCTGCAACTATCACCTCTCCGAGCGACCCATAGCGGTCCAGGTCAGTTGGGTCGGGTCCACCGTACAACACGAACTGGTCGTCCTCTTTGGTATGCATTTTCGCTATCGGAACACAAACGTTTCACTCAGCGCACGCGATGCGGAAGGTGACcaaaaacacacgaaaaaaaaccaaaacacacacatacaccaaagCTCCAAATCGATTGGCCGCCCTTTGGACTGGACTGGGGCACACGGTTTAGTTCCACGAGTGAGCTGAGGGGTGCGATAGGGCAGCAAAaacgagcaaaacaaataatcgCTCAACCGTCAGCTGCTATGTGCGGTGCGTGGCGTCGAGAACCGGTTTCGAACGCGCGAACGTTGCGTGACGAATGACGCCGGCAGCACCTGCGCACGCCGCGGTTAAGACGCGTCAGCTAACTGACCAGCAAGTATGTAATAGTATTGGTGAGGGTTGAAACTTATTCACTATGGGATTTTTCGTAAATTGAAAtttagaattaaatttaagtaaaataaggaatcacttgataataaaacataatgGCCATACacacaataaaatttaaattattttgaaatattctaAATTGCTTTGGTTAAATGCAACATAATGATTAACTCTGAAAAATAATTGCTATTTTGCAACAATCAGCTTTTTATCAAAGTTCAGATACTTCaaagataaattaaaaactaaaCGATACTATTAACGGTCATGTCACAATAATGCTCATATCCGGCCAGAGCATGGACTCCGTTCGCCGAAATCCGTTCGCCGCCCAATCTCCACTCATTTGCATTCATAAGTGAGTGACGTCACTCATTTTTCAATGAGAAATCCTTTCGATCCCGTTTGTATGGGACGAAATCCGCGAAGTATTGCGGCGCGGATTTATGTGCTGTACGCTCATTGTGTAGTGGGCGCCGAACGGATTTCGATGAACGGAGTTCATGCCCTGGCCGATCATTTTAGTAATGGATACATTTCAAGATTTTTATCCGTGCTGCTCCCGTTTCCATTATTATTGCTCATAAAAATCAATAGCAATTGTTATTAAGTACGTATTTAACCCCATATATCGTACAATATATTTTCATACTGCATAAGTACTTCAAAATGAAACTACTACCGCTGCTTTGTATCCTGCTGTATCATCAAGTATTTGCTGACTACAGAGACAGGGAAGTGAGCAAGTGACAATCTTACAAGCCGATTACACCAAGAATTACGACGCAACGTACCCATCGCCCAACGTGGTAACTAATTTTGCTGGCGCATTGAATCAGAAACTGAATGATGAACATCTTATAAACTGGTTGGAAGCCATACCTGTTGaatgttttgtgattttacagggtttacctagccaatccggcatcgtcaaagcgttatcggtcgccgttattactttttcgggcgacgtaaaccctcaatagggcactgtcatttctattctattcttgtgaagtatgaatcgggcatgGCAAAGTGTAGCGTTCTACTATTTTCGCGAGACATCGATCTTTGCACAACGGTTTGCCAGATTCCGACGGTTGGCATTTGAGGCAGGTTTGCAGCAACAGTGGAAACATGAACTAATCATGTATTTCAAACGCAAACGAGATATGCTCTACCACCAAACAATTGATCGTGATCGTCACATTTTAAATATTGATAATATGGACCCTATATTTAAGTTGTTTCTTGTACAGTGGGGAGCCGCACTGTTTGTGTTCATTTGtgaaatttgtgtttttggctAAAGAGTCATGCTCAACGCTTGCTAGTTGCATGGTACCGTCGTCAAATTGagcgacttaataacatgctaATAACATAATAACATGCCGTTGATGGTACAGACAAGCCTAGACTCAGCCAAAAATGTGGattaaaaaatgtttcaaaatgaatGAATCAAAATACAAACGCACTTTAATAAAATCATCAAAACCGCAATCTTAAAGGAAATAACACTTTCATAGCAGGAAAACTAAACATCGACAAACGCTACAAAATGTGTACAGTATGATTCAAAGCAAGAACTGTttgtagggtaaatgtaccaatagtggtgcaatttgtagtggtaccgatgtgttttaatggatttaaagtgacaggaaggacaatttctgaatattttaacacatatgttttggaatatgttttatcttcgcaatcacaaccatttttaccctgaaatacatcaaatttacgaaaaaatacatatttttgtgactgcttcgttgtacctataatagtggtatggttcctatagtcgtcgtattgtgttcctatagtggtggtaaacaaagatgcataaaaaacggtgtataatatcaatgaaacttagtttcgaagctgttgtcgtatgaatagcaaggattactgccataatattggtttcttgcgtaatttgatcgtaacaaaatgtataaatttgtttaagaaactattcactaaagtactgcatcacacctgttgtcaacctacacccggaagagtgtgcttgatttgaagtcaatttttcattcaggcagataagcgaattttggcctgtttttggtaaattacctacataaaacttatttattttgcttattttagtgaaaacagtacgacatgtcaaaaatttcctcaaaaaaatctaaaacgacctgtttttattgattttataactaaaaccactataggaacatgcctgtttggtgtacctataatggctctatggtaaaaaaacacttaaaaatgcataaatatggtcaaaaggcaaataattttagtaaaacaataacattacataacagttatgttgaaaaactagtaattgcgtggttatgtggtcgtttagaacgttaacagaaaaatgagtttcgttatgaaatcctaaccgtagcaatagacgatgcgcaatctcagattgcgcatatatttatctgtcaaacggcccgatttgatatatttatctgtcaaaaaa encodes the following:
- the LOC1270951 gene encoding luciferin 4-monooxygenase: MHTKEDDQFVLYGGPDPTDLDRYGSLGEVIVAELKLRPANIGLIDPVTLEELSYSQILERSARLAVGLAKLGIKRTDNVAIFSQNSLEYCITMFGSIFVGAPLALLNPAYVEGELRHAIGLANPKLIFISPDVLQKLMHTLRGIQGSKPRVVLCGDHPDARQYPELIPFASLLDNGPLNVNVYRPESVNKAGQVALIVLSSGTTGLPKGVELTHQSIIATIAHSKESAKLLELPDQLVALAVTPLFHVVAGVGLLNMVTNNCRCVVMPRFDPHLFLSCIEKYRVNLMTLVPPLMVFLAKHPMVDNYDLSSLMTLFCGAAPLSKEIEDQVRERLGVAFIRQGYGMSETTLGVLMQDGFENKAGSVGKVRMGQWVKVIDPETGRALGPNQRGELCFKGSLIMKGYVGKEQAIDADGWLHTGDIAYYDDDHEFFIVDRIKELIKYKGFQVPPAELEAILLEHPKVSDAAVIGVPDERAGELPLAFVVKEHGEQLTEQEVKDFVASRVSEQKRLYGGVRFIEQIPKTASGKILRRELRDLVKNTKSKL